A portion of the Pedobacter cryoconitis genome contains these proteins:
- a CDS encoding ABC-F family ATP-binding cassette domain-containing protein — translation MISINDLTFLIGSRALYDEANWHIKPGERIGLIGANGTGKSTLLKIIVGEYAPSSGSISMSKDLKIGYLNQDLLSYESHHTILHVAMEAFERQNQIHDEIEELLKKIETDYSEDVLNKLSDKQQEFEALDGYNIEYKANEILAGLGFSTADQHRPLNTFSGGWRMRVMLAKILLQTPDILLLDEPTNHMDLPSIKWLETYLAGFEGAIVIVSHDRYFLDKIVNRTVESRKGKLTTYAGNYTYYLEEKSLRGEIQKGEFKNQQAKIKQEEKLIERFRAKASKAKMAQSRMKALDKMERVDDVDDDNPTVNFSFKFTKPSGRHVIRIENATKRYPNIDILENAEAVIEKGDKIALIGANGKGKSTLLRMVAGVEAFEGSCETGHNVTTTFFAQHQLESLHLGNTILEELQAFAPKHTDTELRSILGCFLFTGDDVFKKIKVLSGGEKSRVALAKSLTTDSNFLILDEPTNHLDIQSVNILIQALKQFEGTFIAVSHDRYFLDNVANKIWFIEEEQIKQYPGTYAEYEVWNSKREIPVAKSIPVKQEKEVKPKAEPKPVTVSSQQQLKKLNDQLQKVELETVELENNVKAIETELADEAVYGDQAKLAEANKKYQHAKQLLDTAQSKWENLAAEIMELE, via the coding sequence ATGATTTCGATAAACGACTTAACATTCCTTATAGGTTCCCGGGCTTTATACGACGAGGCGAACTGGCATATCAAACCGGGAGAAAGAATTGGCCTTATTGGTGCCAATGGAACGGGAAAATCTACACTCTTAAAAATAATTGTAGGAGAATACGCACCCTCATCCGGGTCAATTTCAATGTCTAAAGATTTAAAAATAGGCTATTTGAACCAGGATTTACTTTCGTATGAATCTCACCATACCATTTTGCATGTGGCGATGGAGGCCTTTGAACGCCAGAACCAGATACATGATGAGATTGAAGAACTTTTAAAAAAGATAGAAACTGATTATTCCGAAGATGTATTAAACAAACTGAGCGATAAGCAACAGGAGTTTGAAGCATTGGATGGTTATAACATTGAATATAAAGCAAATGAGATCCTTGCAGGTTTAGGATTCAGCACGGCTGATCAGCATCGCCCGCTGAATACTTTCTCCGGGGGATGGAGGATGCGTGTAATGCTTGCGAAGATCCTTTTACAGACTCCCGACATTCTATTACTGGATGAGCCAACCAACCACATGGATTTACCTTCCATCAAATGGTTAGAGACTTATTTAGCAGGATTTGAAGGTGCGATTGTAATTGTATCTCACGATAGATACTTCCTGGATAAGATTGTAAACCGTACCGTGGAATCCCGCAAAGGGAAATTAACCACCTATGCTGGTAACTATACCTACTATCTGGAAGAGAAATCTCTACGCGGAGAGATCCAAAAAGGAGAATTCAAGAATCAGCAGGCTAAAATCAAACAGGAAGAAAAACTGATTGAACGTTTCAGAGCTAAAGCGAGTAAAGCTAAAATGGCGCAGTCCCGTATGAAAGCACTGGATAAAATGGAGCGTGTAGACGATGTGGATGATGACAACCCAACCGTAAACTTCAGCTTTAAGTTTACCAAGCCTTCTGGCCGTCACGTAATCCGCATTGAGAACGCAACCAAGAGATACCCTAACATTGACATTCTGGAAAATGCAGAAGCTGTCATTGAAAAAGGTGATAAAATTGCTTTAATTGGTGCCAACGGTAAGGGTAAGTCTACCTTATTAAGAATGGTTGCCGGCGTGGAAGCTTTTGAAGGATCTTGTGAAACAGGACATAATGTAACAACTACTTTCTTTGCACAGCATCAGCTGGAGTCTTTACATTTGGGTAACACCATTCTGGAAGAACTACAGGCTTTCGCTCCTAAACATACAGATACTGAGCTTCGTTCTATTCTGGGCTGTTTCCTTTTTACCGGAGATGACGTGTTTAAGAAAATTAAAGTCCTTTCCGGAGGTGAGAAATCAAGGGTTGCTTTAGCGAAGTCATTAACAACAGATTCCAACTTCCTGATTCTGGATGAGCCAACGAATCACCTGGATATCCAATCGGTAAATATCCTGATCCAGGCTTTGAAACAGTTCGAAGGAACATTCATTGCCGTATCCCATGATAGGTATTTCTTAGATAATGTAGCCAACAAAATCTGGTTTATCGAAGAAGAGCAGATCAAACAATATCCTGGAACTTACGCAGAGTATGAAGTTTGGAACAGTAAAAGAGAGATTCCTGTTGCCAAAAGCATCCCTGTAAAACAAGAGAAAGAAGTAAAGCCTAAAGCGGAACCGAAACCTGTTACAGTAAGCAGCCAGCAGCAATTGAAAAAACTAAACGATCAGTTACAGAAAGTCGAACTGGAAACTGTGGAGTTAGAAAATAATGTAAAAGCTATTGAAACTGAACTTGCTGATGAAGCAGTTTATGGAGATCAGGCTAAACTTGCTGAGGCTAACAAAAAATATCAGCATGCAAAACAGCTGTTGGACACTGCCCAGAGTAAATGGGAAAATCTTGCAGCAGAAATCATGGAATTAGAATAA
- a CDS encoding DUF5103 domain-containing protein: protein MIRTGILLFLCLFSLQTLQAQQKFTYDNHVYSSQIKTVQLYNTQKEQSIPVIALGTSEKLNFSFDDLRGGSKNYWYTVEHCTYDWKSSNLSVLDYLDGMNEDRIIDYAYSSKTLQKFTHYSLTFPNDQVKPKISGNYLLKVYENGDVNKPVISQRFYITDPQVNIQSELIPSNDVALRFSHQKVNITILYTNPIQNPYQDIKLVLMQNGNPLTAKLNTKPTFVKPGSLIYNDLDGNNFPGSNEFRKFDFRSVRYKGEHVQDLFTDSTNNVVLFTDLNGSALKYTQQIDENGAFFIRNQDNIDNDTDSDYGHIQFSLNTVAPGKDGDIYVVGRFNNFTLTDENKLSYIAAKKKYYGSLYLKQGLYDYQYVWKDNATGNVDYTALEGSFFETENTYQAYVYFRRPGSRWDELIGYSLFNNLQKK from the coding sequence ATGATCAGAACCGGAATATTGCTCTTTTTATGTTTGTTTAGTCTGCAAACTTTGCAGGCGCAGCAGAAATTTACGTATGATAACCATGTTTATTCTTCGCAAATTAAAACTGTACAGCTTTACAACACACAAAAAGAGCAATCTATCCCGGTGATCGCTTTAGGGACTTCAGAAAAGCTGAACTTTTCTTTTGATGACCTGAGAGGTGGAAGCAAAAACTACTGGTATACAGTAGAACATTGCACCTATGACTGGAAATCTTCTAACTTATCTGTCCTGGATTATCTGGATGGCATGAATGAAGACCGCATTATTGATTATGCATATTCTTCTAAAACACTTCAAAAGTTTACCCATTATTCTCTTACTTTTCCTAATGACCAGGTTAAGCCTAAAATTTCAGGCAATTACCTGTTAAAGGTTTATGAAAATGGTGATGTGAACAAGCCAGTTATATCACAGCGTTTTTATATCACAGATCCGCAGGTAAATATTCAATCTGAGCTGATTCCCAGTAATGATGTGGCTTTAAGATTCAGTCATCAGAAGGTGAATATTACTATTCTGTATACCAATCCAATCCAAAATCCATATCAGGATATTAAACTGGTGCTGATGCAGAACGGCAATCCGCTAACGGCAAAGTTAAATACTAAACCTACTTTTGTTAAACCGGGGTCACTGATTTATAATGACTTGGATGGCAATAATTTCCCGGGAAGCAATGAATTCAGAAAGTTTGATTTCCGCAGTGTACGTTATAAAGGCGAACATGTACAGGATCTGTTTACAGATAGCACAAACAACGTTGTTTTATTTACAGATCTGAATGGTAGCGCATTAAAATATACCCAGCAAATTGATGAGAATGGAGCGTTCTTTATCCGCAATCAGGATAATATAGACAATGATACCGATAGCGATTATGGACATATTCAGTTTAGCTTAAATACGGTTGCCCCGGGTAAGGATGGTGATATTTATGTAGTCGGCAGATTCAATAATTTTACGCTTACTGACGAAAACAAACTGAGTTATATCGCTGCTAAAAAGAAATATTATGGCAGCCTATATTTGAAACAGGGTCTATACGATTATCAGTATGTATGGAAAGACAATGCTACAGGAAATGTAGATTATACAGCTCTTGAAGGTTCTTTTTTTGAGACAGAAAATACTTACCAGGCTTACGTATATTTCCGCAGACCAGGCAGCAGATGGGATGAACTCATCGGATACAGCCTGTTTAATAATCTGCAGAAAAAATAA
- the amyA gene encoding alpha-amylase yields MSNQTLIQYFHWYYHEEQKLWQKATEQAPALKEIGITGVWLPPSYKSTEGADSVGYDCYDLFDLGEFDQKNSVPTKYGTKDEYVKAINALQEQQIMVLADVVFNHKAGADELEKIPVRRVAENNREEYTSDVFEIEAWTKFTFPGRKGKYSEFIWDKSCFSGIDWAEDLQETSIFSIQNEYGEGWEDVPSDELGNYDYLMFNDIEFRNQAVREELKRWGEWYYETTGVDGFRLDAVKHIATDYLKEWLDHMNAKFDKQFFIIAENWVVDDVMKLRSYIDLTEGRMQLFDSMLHLNFHTAADAGDTYDLSKIFENTLVESHPQLSITFVDNHDSQPLQDLETYVDFWFRPLAYALILLREQGIPCVFYTDLYGAKYTDHDEEGNEAKVELVALESLPLMTKLRRDLAYGFQRDYLDHPNCIGWTRAGIPEIENSGIAVVLSNGEQGIKKMEMGAGHAGKTFIDVLGYRKEEVTIDENGWAEFFCEAGSVSVWIIKGI; encoded by the coding sequence ATGAGTAACCAAACGCTGATCCAGTATTTTCACTGGTATTATCACGAAGAACAAAAATTATGGCAAAAAGCTACAGAACAGGCTCCTGCGCTAAAAGAAATCGGGATTACCGGAGTTTGGCTCCCGCCATCCTATAAATCTACTGAAGGTGCAGATTCTGTTGGCTATGATTGTTATGATCTGTTTGATTTAGGTGAATTTGATCAAAAAAACAGTGTGCCGACCAAGTATGGTACTAAAGATGAATACGTGAAAGCAATCAATGCGCTACAAGAACAGCAAATTATGGTGCTTGCGGATGTTGTGTTTAACCATAAAGCTGGAGCCGATGAGCTGGAAAAGATACCTGTAAGGAGAGTTGCTGAGAATAACAGGGAAGAATATACTTCAGATGTTTTTGAAATTGAGGCTTGGACAAAGTTCACTTTCCCGGGCAGAAAGGGGAAATATTCAGAGTTTATCTGGGACAAAAGTTGTTTTAGCGGAATTGACTGGGCTGAGGATTTACAGGAAACTTCCATATTCTCTATACAAAATGAGTATGGAGAAGGTTGGGAAGATGTACCTTCTGATGAATTGGGTAATTATGATTACCTGATGTTCAATGATATCGAATTCAGAAACCAGGCTGTTCGTGAAGAGTTAAAAAGATGGGGAGAATGGTATTATGAAACTACCGGTGTAGATGGATTCCGGTTAGATGCGGTTAAACATATAGCGACAGATTATCTGAAAGAGTGGCTTGACCACATGAATGCGAAGTTTGATAAACAGTTTTTTATTATTGCTGAAAACTGGGTGGTCGATGACGTGATGAAATTGAGGAGTTATATTGACCTCACTGAAGGTAGAATGCAATTGTTTGATTCGATGTTACACCTTAATTTTCATACTGCAGCTGATGCCGGTGACACTTATGACCTGAGTAAAATATTTGAAAATACATTGGTAGAATCTCATCCGCAATTGTCAATTACATTTGTAGATAACCATGACTCACAACCGCTGCAAGATCTGGAGACTTATGTTGATTTCTGGTTTCGTCCATTGGCTTATGCCTTAATCCTATTAAGAGAGCAGGGGATACCTTGCGTATTCTATACAGATTTATACGGTGCGAAATATACGGATCACGATGAAGAGGGGAATGAAGCAAAGGTTGAGCTGGTTGCACTGGAAAGTCTTCCTTTAATGACTAAACTGCGGAGAGATCTGGCTTATGGTTTTCAACGTGATTATCTGGATCATCCGAACTGTATCGGCTGGACCAGAGCGGGAATACCAGAAATTGAAAATTCAGGTATTGCAGTGGTACTGAGCAATGGTGAGCAGGGTATTAAAAAAATGGAAATGGGGGCAGGACATGCCGGCAAAACATTCATCGACGTATTAGGCTATAGAAAAGAAGAAGTGACGATCGATGAAAATGGCTGGGCAGAATTCTTTTGTGAAGCCGGAAGTGTTTCTGTCTGGATTATAAAAGGAATTTAA
- a CDS encoding acyl-CoA thioesterase: MSTIVKNPKNSFTIMNELVLPNDTNTLNNLMGGRLLHWMDIAAAISAQKHCNRIVVTASVDNVSFKQPIKLGDVITIEAKVTRAFHTSVEVRMDVWAENIPSGTRVKSNEAYYTFVAVDQSGRTIPVPELLPETEDEIELFAGALRRRQLRLILAGKMKANDAIELKALFFNE, encoded by the coding sequence ATGAGCACAATAGTAAAAAACCCTAAAAATTCATTCACGATCATGAATGAATTGGTACTACCCAATGATACCAATACGCTAAACAATTTAATGGGTGGCAGGTTACTGCACTGGATGGATATCGCAGCTGCGATTTCTGCACAAAAACACTGTAACCGTATTGTTGTAACAGCTTCTGTTGACAATGTATCGTTCAAACAACCTATTAAGTTAGGCGATGTGATTACTATTGAAGCTAAGGTAACCCGTGCTTTTCATACTTCTGTAGAAGTGCGTATGGACGTATGGGCAGAAAATATCCCTTCAGGTACCCGTGTTAAATCTAATGAAGCCTACTATACTTTTGTAGCAGTTGATCAGAGTGGCCGAACAATTCCTGTTCCTGAATTGTTACCTGAAACAGAAGATGAAATTGAACTATTTGCAGGCGCATTAAGAAGAAGACAATTACGTTTGATCTTAGCCGGCAAAATGAAAGCTAATGACGCTATTGAACTAAAGGCTTTATTCTTCAACGAATAA
- a CDS encoding sodium:proton antiporter, with product MTTYTTLIILSGLVIFSYLFDLVASKTKLPSVLLLLLLGIGLHVLVDQLHIQTFDFLKVLPTLGTVGLILIVFEGALELKYEREKNKLIRGAFLSAFFILAATVSAITFIIYQITGQDFYRCFTNAIPFSVISSAIAIPSAAALTGKSKEFIIYESSFSDILGIILFNFAVTNPHLSISSFTGLGLSTLLIIILSIISCILLLYLMGKISHHIKFFLIISILILVYAVGQSYHLSSLVLVLSFGLFLNNADAIEHFYFRSMFIYKNLSRDLEQLHQLSAETAFIIRTFFFVIFGFTMNVYELNNGITLMNGVFILMTIYLIRIIYLKLFRKENSGTESVIAPRGLISILLYYNLPPSLRLPEIGTSFLFLVVLGSSLVMSIGLLASKKMVKAEIPA from the coding sequence ATGACCACGTACACTACATTGATTATTCTGAGCGGACTGGTCATATTTTCTTATCTTTTTGATTTAGTAGCCAGTAAAACTAAATTACCTTCTGTCTTATTACTCCTTTTACTGGGAATAGGTTTGCATGTTTTAGTAGATCAGCTGCACATTCAAACTTTCGATTTCTTAAAAGTATTACCAACTCTGGGTACGGTAGGCCTGATCCTGATTGTTTTTGAGGGCGCATTGGAATTAAAGTATGAGCGGGAAAAGAATAAGCTGATCAGAGGGGCTTTTCTCTCCGCTTTTTTTATCCTTGCCGCAACGGTCTCTGCTATCACGTTCATTATTTATCAGATAACCGGGCAGGATTTTTATCGCTGTTTCACCAATGCTATTCCTTTTAGTGTAATCAGTTCAGCAATTGCCATCCCATCAGCTGCTGCGCTGACCGGTAAAAGCAAGGAATTTATTATCTATGAGTCTTCCTTCTCTGATATACTGGGTATTATCTTGTTCAATTTCGCAGTGACCAATCCGCATCTCTCTATTTCTTCTTTCACAGGGTTAGGTTTAAGCACATTATTAATTATCATATTATCGATCATCTCTTGCATCTTATTGCTGTATTTGATGGGGAAGATCTCGCATCATATTAAGTTTTTCCTGATTATTTCCATACTGATCCTTGTATACGCAGTCGGTCAATCTTACCATTTGTCTTCATTGGTTCTTGTACTTTCCTTCGGATTATTCTTAAATAATGCCGATGCAATTGAACATTTCTATTTCCGGAGTATGTTTATTTACAAGAATTTATCGAGGGATCTGGAACAACTGCACCAATTATCTGCTGAAACTGCTTTTATTATCCGGACCTTTTTCTTTGTGATTTTTGGTTTTACGATGAATGTTTATGAGCTGAACAATGGGATCACCCTGATGAATGGCGTCTTCATTCTGATGACCATTTACCTGATCAGAATCATCTACTTAAAGCTATTCAGAAAAGAGAACAGTGGTACGGAGAGCGTAATTGCTCCCCGCGGACTGATCAGTATTTTACTATATTATAATTTGCCCCCTTCATTAAGACTACCGGAGATCGGTACTTCTTTCTTGTTCCTGGTCGTATTAGGTTCAAGTTTAGTGATGAGCATAGGACTTTTGGCCAGCAAAAAAATGGTGAAAGCTGAAATTCCTGCTTAG
- a CDS encoding EVE domain-containing protein translates to MNYFLVKSEPFKYSWEQFNKDGRTFWDGVRNYQARNNLKLMKEGDLVLFYHSNEGKHVVGIAKVVREFYQDPTTDDANWVVVDLVPVETLKNPVTLEQVKAEESLKDISLVRQGRLSVMELKATEFDKILEMGS, encoded by the coding sequence ATGAATTATTTCTTAGTCAAATCAGAACCTTTTAAATATAGCTGGGAACAGTTTAACAAAGACGGAAGAACCTTTTGGGACGGTGTACGTAACTATCAGGCGCGCAATAATCTCAAATTGATGAAAGAGGGAGATCTTGTCCTTTTTTATCATAGCAATGAGGGGAAACATGTGGTTGGGATAGCCAAAGTTGTAAGGGAGTTTTATCAGGATCCAACTACGGATGATGCAAACTGGGTAGTGGTAGATCTTGTTCCCGTAGAAACGCTTAAAAACCCAGTTACCCTGGAGCAGGTTAAAGCTGAAGAAAGTCTTAAAGATATTTCCTTAGTCAGACAAGGCCGTTTATCAGTGATGGAGCTTAAAGCTACTGAATTTGATAAGATCCTGGAAATGGGAAGCTAA
- the holA gene encoding DNA polymerase III subunit delta, whose protein sequence is MTAADIIKDLKAKKFKPVYLLHGEEPYYIDQIIHYMEDHILNDMEKGFNQTVLYGKDTDMATILNAAKRYPMMSDYQLIVVKEAQDLKWSKETEGSSKEAEFIQNYFEKPLDSTILVLGYKYANFDKRKKIFKSITKSGVVFQSDPVRDYKLAQWIEELVKSMGAKIAPQASALMAEYLGADLSKISNELEKLLLNISKETIIDTDLVQRNIGISKEYNVFELQKALASRNVLKCNQIINYFADNPKANPMVMVMANLNSYFSKILKYHYLQNKGDAAKELGVNPYFVKDYETAARNYNLNKTFDIISLLREYDLKSKGVDSTGNITDGELLKELLFKMIH, encoded by the coding sequence ATGACTGCTGCTGATATTATCAAAGACCTCAAAGCTAAAAAATTCAAGCCTGTTTATCTTTTGCATGGTGAAGAACCTTATTATATCGACCAGATTATTCATTATATGGAAGATCATATATTGAATGATATGGAGAAAGGTTTCAACCAGACCGTATTGTATGGTAAAGATACGGATATGGCTACGATTTTAAATGCTGCGAAACGTTATCCGATGATGTCAGACTATCAACTGATTGTTGTGAAAGAGGCGCAGGATCTCAAGTGGTCTAAAGAAACAGAGGGAAGCAGTAAAGAGGCTGAGTTTATTCAGAATTATTTTGAGAAACCGCTGGACAGTACTATTCTTGTGCTGGGCTATAAATATGCGAATTTTGATAAGCGTAAAAAGATATTCAAATCAATTACTAAAAGTGGAGTTGTCTTTCAGTCTGATCCGGTAAGGGACTATAAGCTGGCGCAGTGGATTGAGGAACTCGTGAAGAGTATGGGTGCAAAGATTGCCCCGCAGGCCTCGGCCCTGATGGCAGAATATCTGGGGGCTGATTTATCTAAAATATCAAATGAGCTGGAAAAACTATTACTGAATATCAGTAAAGAAACTATCATTGATACTGATCTGGTACAGCGTAATATTGGTATTAGTAAGGAGTACAATGTTTTTGAATTGCAGAAGGCACTTGCTTCGCGTAATGTGCTGAAATGTAATCAGATTATTAATTACTTCGCTGATAATCCGAAAGCCAATCCAATGGTGATGGTCATGGCAAACTTAAATAGCTATTTCTCAAAAATCCTGAAATATCATTATTTGCAAAATAAAGGGGACGCAGCCAAAGAACTTGGGGTAAACCCATATTTTGTAAAGGACTATGAAACTGCGGCGAGGAATTATAACCTCAATAAAACATTTGATATTATCAGTTTGCTCAGAGAATATGATCTGAAGAGTAAAGGAGTGGATAGTACAGGTAATATTACAGACGGAGAATTACTGAAAGAATTGTTGTTTAAGATGATCCATTAG
- a CDS encoding type I restriction enzyme HsdR N-terminal domain-containing protein has translation MAFTPTALNLPQHPFRITQKEEQYFIFDEVRKKHLVLTPEEWVRQHFIHYLINNKKFPKSLIQIEGGLSLNQLQKRTDIVIFNTSGERIMVIECKAPSIKISQSVFDQAARYNSVHKAKWLVVTNGMKHCYAQIDHVAAQFLFIEELPEYSLL, from the coding sequence ATGGCATTTACACCTACAGCATTGAACTTACCGCAGCATCCTTTCCGGATAACCCAGAAAGAAGAGCAGTACTTTATTTTTGATGAAGTGCGTAAAAAACATCTTGTTTTAACCCCTGAGGAATGGGTAAGGCAGCATTTTATCCATTATTTAATAAATAATAAAAAATTCCCAAAGTCTTTGATACAAATTGAAGGCGGATTAAGCCTGAATCAACTTCAGAAAAGAACTGATATTGTTATTTTCAATACCAGTGGAGAAAGAATCATGGTGATAGAGTGTAAAGCTCCTTCCATTAAAATCTCTCAGAGTGTATTTGATCAGGCCGCCAGATATAACTCCGTACACAAAGCCAAATGGCTTGTAGTGACCAATGGCATGAAGCATTGCTATGCGCAGATTGATCATGTGGCTGCTCAGTTTTTATTTATCGAAGAGCTTCCGGAGTATTCTTTGTTGTAA
- a CDS encoding IS3 family transposase: protein MFGFTRQAYYQLQKYEYKCRAQSQIVLEMIKNERSSLPGIGGRKVLSLIMAEMKRENIRMGRDAFFDLLRENHLLIRHHKIKIITTNSRHWYRKYPNLIRGIQLLRPHQLWVSDITYVTTSEGHLYLSLITDAYSRKIIGWNISNKLEADGAVSALEMALTQLPADKAAGLIHHSDRGVQYCCDKYISKLRSFSIHISMTENSDPLENAIAERVNGILKTEWLNKSALTTKYDTALKISGIIEAYNTKRPHLSINMMTPEAAHSSEGDLPRKWKNYWKENNNKIMQDEKNKLPTLDIQSQFSKA from the coding sequence TTGTTTGGCTTTACCAGACAGGCTTATTATCAGTTACAGAAATACGAGTATAAATGTCGGGCGCAATCTCAAATAGTGCTTGAAATGATTAAAAATGAGCGCAGTAGCTTACCTGGTATAGGTGGTCGTAAGGTGCTTAGTTTAATTATGGCAGAAATGAAAAGAGAAAATATAAGAATGGGTAGAGATGCCTTTTTTGATTTATTGAGGGAAAACCATTTACTGATTCGGCACCATAAAATCAAAATCATAACTACAAATTCTAGGCATTGGTATCGTAAATATCCCAACCTGATCAGAGGTATTCAGCTATTACGTCCACATCAACTGTGGGTAAGTGATATCACATACGTTACAACCAGCGAGGGACATTTATACCTCTCCTTGATCACTGATGCCTATTCCAGAAAGATAATTGGATGGAACATATCGAATAAGCTAGAAGCAGATGGTGCTGTATCTGCTCTGGAAATGGCTCTTACTCAGTTACCAGCTGATAAAGCAGCTGGTCTTATCCATCATTCAGATCGTGGCGTTCAATATTGCTGTGATAAGTACATTTCGAAACTAAGATCCTTTAGTATCCACATCAGTATGACTGAGAATAGTGATCCTTTAGAAAATGCTATCGCAGAGCGGGTTAATGGGATTCTAAAAACTGAATGGCTAAACAAATCTGCGCTTACCACCAAGTATGATACTGCATTAAAAATATCAGGGATCATTGAGGCCTACAATACTAAAAGACCTCATTTGAGCATCAATATGATGACGCCAGAAGCAGCACATTCCTCTGAAGGGGATTTGCCCAGAAAGTGGAAAAACTATTGGAAAGAAAACAATAATAAAATCATGCAGGATGAGAAAAATAAATTACCTACTTTGGATATTCAAAGTCAATTCAGTAAAGCCTAA
- a CDS encoding transposase, with translation MKIVRHYSDDFKREVVQHYLSSDDSMQKTADKFKLAVPASVGQWVSKFGGEFRTVVMNKTPENSKIQTPDTHQGMAKRIKELEEALERERLMNLATNKMIDIAERDLNISIRKKSEPNSQRNKRTMSRAKH, from the coding sequence ATGAAAATTGTAAGGCATTATTCGGACGATTTCAAGCGTGAGGTTGTTCAACATTACTTAAGTTCTGATGACAGCATGCAAAAAACTGCTGATAAATTTAAATTAGCTGTTCCTGCTTCAGTTGGGCAATGGGTTAGTAAATTTGGTGGTGAATTCAGAACTGTTGTTATGAACAAAACTCCAGAAAACTCCAAAATCCAAACGCCTGATACTCATCAGGGCATGGCAAAACGTATTAAAGAATTGGAAGAGGCTCTGGAAAGGGAACGCCTAATGAATCTGGCTACAAACAAGATGATAGATATTGCAGAGCGTGATTTAAATATCTCCATCAGAAAAAAGTCGGAGCCAAACAGTCAAAGAAATAAAAGAACAATGTCCAGAGCTAAGCATTGA